GTACCGACTTTAATAATTTAGGGGTCAAAATATCTGGTATTGCAGTGATATGGATCAGAATCGACCATTAGTTAAGAGacttaaagtgaacttatttttaAATCGGTCACTTATTCCTAAATTTTGCCGTGAAAGAGGCCCAATACTGAGTGGGCTTGTGCTCGGCTCGGCGCCTAGGTGGATCATGAGGGCGGCGGGCTGCACGGGCCGCTTCGTCGAGTTAGGTTGCGCAGTTCGGACGAGACTTGGCCCAGGAAACGCGGGGCTTCAAGTCGAGGACGCATCGTGTCAGATGGGCCTCAGAGCCTTCGGAGGCTATAGGACTTATTTGTGGAGAAAATGGGAGTGCGTGCGTTTCGTCGTGGGATTTGCCGATTTCGCCCGTTTCGTGTGGTCGTCGAAGCATTCGTGTGCGAGTTTCCGAGGCGCTGACTCGCTCCATCGATCACTGGTACCGATGAAAATGAAATTGGAGTAAAACGTTTCTTGGGCCAATCCTTCAAGCAAAGCTACTCAACTTATGCACATGAAATTAAAGTGTTACTCCTACATGAAAGTAGTAGTACCGTGTGTACTAGGGCAAATCaaaaggtaaaaaagaaaatacgACAACGTCAATTGTGAGTGGTAGATCTAGAACACTCGATGTTGGATACCAGATGGGTTATACTCCGGAGTAATTAGTTGGAAATGATTTCGTGGAACGGATGGGAAAGTGGCGTGGGCGTTTCAGCGTGGCAAAGTGCCCAAGTGCATCGTATGGTACATTTGACAAGTCACAAGTCAATGGATCCATGGGTTATTCTTTGGATCGTGCGCGGCACGCACGTGGTGGCAACTTCCGCACAACTCAAACGACGGTGATATACTAGCTAGGGATAAACTGGATGAGTAATGGTTCCCATCTAAGGGAGATCGGTAGAGCAATTAATTAGGTGCGCCAATTTCCTTATATTCTCCATCAACGGACTTCATGAGAATTGTTTGTAAAAGGTTTATACAtataactttttaaaataattaaaacaaatGCATTTTCTGATTTCTCAGTGGTTTAGCACTCAATTagtcatgtgctaatggcttaTATCATTTTGCTGGTCGTCGAAAACACCAGCCTAGCTAACACCACATCCGAACTTAGCCTaagttttttcttttacttttctTCTCATTTTATAAGATTCTATCAAGGCTGTGTTTGACTGCAGGGTGCAACAGATGTGACACAGCCAGCTCTACAGAATACCGTTCCATATATTGTGCCGTAGCTGCATTAGTGTAGCCGAACAAGGCTCATTCTCTAATATCAACCATTGGATTTTTAGCTAAATgtgaaatcattttttttcacaaagagatcacatcatttttttctttaaaaaaagccATAGATTTCCAAACCATTTTTACGAAAATCAAGGCACAATTTAAAACATATTATTAtggtataattatttttttagtaaataaacaaaaaaatctaaaaagaatCCAAGCAATGtagtagattttttttgttagaaaatgTTTTTTAAGTGTGAATGAAATAATCCATGGCAATAATCCAgtaaagttgtaaaaaaaatttacgtTCTACGAAGTGAATGTAACTTAACTGGTTAGGTACATGTAGTGGAAGCAATACATCTAGATTCAAATTCTACATTTGACATGGGTACTCATATCTATGGCAAATTATTACGTAACATCGCGAGGAGGCATGACTAAATCTTGTGAACATCTGCGTTTGTAttatgtttcttaaaaaaaaagtttctaacAGCTTTATTAGTACATCTAAACGATTCAAAATCACAAGTAGGAATTCTTAAAACGTTATCTTAAAGAAAAGGAATTTCCACATTATCACTGAAGTCGCTTAGAACAGTGTCCATTCAGAACTCAAAAGTAGTCGAAACTCCAAACCCCATCCGCCCCCGTACTAATAGCCCCCAAATCCCCGTACGCGAATCGCATCTCCTCGtctccggcggccgcggcgatcAACTCCGGCGACATGGGCACCGTCACCACCGCCGGTAAGCCCCCCGACGCCGCACGCGTCCTCTCCTCCTTATCCTCTTCTCTCCACTCCCTTCCTCTCACCCCGTTCCCTGCAGATCCGCACGCCTCCTTCCTCGCCGACAAGGGCGGCAAGGTgttcgtcgccggccaccgcggccTCGTCGGCTCCGCCATCCTCCGCCACCTCGTCTCCCTCGGCTTCACCAACGTGGTCGTCCGCACCCACGCCGAGCTCGACCTCACCCGCCAGTCCGACGTCGAGGCCTTcttcgccgccgagctcccccgctacgtcgtcctcgccgccgccaaggtCGGCGGCATCCACGCCAACTCCACCTTCCCGGCCGACTTCATCGCCGCCAACCTCCAGATCCAGACCAacgtcgtcgacgccgcgctCAAATGCGGCTCcgtccgcaagctcctcttcctcgGCTCCTCCTGCATCTACCCCAAGTTCGCGCCGCAGCCGATCCCGGAGAactccctcctctccggccCCCTCGAGCCCACCAACGAGTGGTACGCCGTCGCCAAGATCGCCGGAATCAAGATGTGCCAGGCTTACCGCATCCAGCACGGCTTCGACGCCATCTCGGCCATGCCCACCAACCTCTACGGCCCGCAGGACAACTTCCACCCGGAGAATTCACACGTCCTGCCCGCACTGATCCGCCGGTTCCATGAGGCGAAGGCGTCCAATGCCGCGGAGGTTGTCGTCTGGGGCACTGGCTCGCCGCTGCGTGAATTCTTGCACGTCGATGACCTTGCAGATGCGGTGATCTTCTTGATGGATCACTACTCGGGGCTGGAGCATGTCAATGTAGGAAGCGGGAGCGAGGTGACGATCAAGGAGCTCGCGGAGCTGGTGAAGGAGGTGGTTGGGTTCCAGGGGAAGCTGGTATGGGACTCTAGCAAACCCGATGGCACACCGAGGAAGCTCATGGATAGTTCCAAGATACAGGAGATGGGGTGGAAGCCCAAGGTCCCCCTCAAGGAGGGGCTCGTCGAGACATACAAGTGGTATGTCGAGAATGTCATCTCTGCGAAGAAGTAGCGCCGTGATGATGATGGCATGTTGTTCTCAATATCTTCTGGCGCCTTTTAAGTTGGTATTACAGTCAATAGTTTTCATGTTGTTGCTGGCTACTAGATCATACAATTATCAGTTATAAGCTCTCCCACAAAGAAGAGGTCGTTATGTTGGTTGAATAATGTGGGGTCAAACTAGTATACAATTAGAATCTTAATTGATCTAGAACAATTTCTGTCGATTAGAGAAAGTTTCACACTTTGCAATGTTTGATGTCAATTGGCCTGAAAAAGTTTTACACACACGGAATAAGTAAGCTATGTTTTGATTTATGAAATAATTTTATCTGTTCAGAACAGTTTCTATGCTTTGTGCCCTTGTTTTGTATGCTAATTATGGTTGGGAGGTGAGAGGAGATATTAATGGAATAAATTAATTTCTTATGTTTTTGTTGATGGCTCAGTTGTTGAAAATCAAAGTGTAGTTCGTTTGTAATGAAGTCATATTATTGTTTTGGGGCTGTACATTTGTGTTAAGATAGTCAGGTAGTCTATTAGTTAGTCTTACAGTAAGTTTTTCTTCTACAAGCTTGTGCCAGATTTAACACTTCCATGTATACCCACCTTACTCAAAATAATATTTACCATCTGTGATTAGAACTACACCCTTTTTTATTCGAAATATCTTTGGGGACTGAAAGTGCAGAAAGGCTATTGTTCATGAGCAATCTGAAAAAGGATGAAATGTGAAAGAATGATTTTTCGGACACGGCACTCAGTGAGGGTTTAGTACATTCGATAATGTGgcatcatcaattcatcatgcTGAATCAACTCCTTTTTAGTTATAGGTTGATAGGATGTTGATACCTAAACTGAACTTTACAATTCATTGTTGAGAGAGTTTACTTTTAATTCCTTTGGCTCACTGAATAACCATGTGGTCTTTATTCTTGTGTAGTGCTAAACTGCCAATGTTGCTGGGTGCTAATAGCAGTGGCAGTTATAAACTGCTTTGTAGATTGCTTTTCGGTTCAAGAAGCAAGTTAAACAGTTAGCTAGCAGAAACTTGAGTAAACTGGATGCATGCTGCCTAGCTTTTGAACAGCTTAACTAAAGTGTCCAGGAGAGACTCCAGGCTCAACAAGCTGTATGGTTGCCCAACATAGGGAATGTACCCTTTTCTGAGTTTGGAGCACAGCTCCCATACTGACCCGGTAACATTATAACAAGGGATGTGTTCTGTTAGCGGGAGATTGTGCTCGGCCGTTTATTGTCATATCAGCATAGAACAGAGATGAAAATTGCAAGAATTGCTGGTGAAATTAGGGATGATCAgtacaaaaaatatatatataattctgCTATCTGAATTCTAACAAAATCCGTTGTAGTCTAGCTGGTTAGGATACTCGGCTCTCACCCGAGAGACCCGGGTTCGAGTCCCGGCATcggaattttttatttttgtgtatTCCTGTCTTGATTTATTTGATTCCTTTTAACTTTGATTGATTTATTTGATtactttcttttcctttctctatTTCGTCTTGATTTATTTGATTCCTTTTAactttgattgattgatttgatTATTTTCCTCCGTTCAGTTCTGAATGGTCATGGGGTTTTTGACGTGTTTGATCCATCTAGTAGTAGTACTGATCTGGAAAAGTTCCTCCGTTCAGCTATGAATGGTCATGGCGCTTTTGATGTGTTTGatccatctagtactagttgcaCTGATCTGGAAAAGCAGCTCGAGTGTATCGCAGCCAACCAATCCGTTCGAAAAAGAAGAATTAAAAAGGATGAGATGAGATTTCAAACGAATGAAAATGATGATGAAGGACACGAAAAACAAGAAAACTATTAACGGATGATtagttaagttttaattattaaaaaaggtagatttttttaatattttagagcaatttttacactaattttttttacaaagtatACTGTCTAGCCGTTTTAAAAATGTGCTAAAGAAAATTAAGGCATGTTAATGAAAAAAAGGGGTCATTTGAAATGTATGATCCCTTGCTTCCTCCCTTCCCCCTCCGTTTCTCCTTTCCCTCCTCCGCTCAAAAAGCGCGCgccccgctgccgcctcccacccacctcttctcctttctccttcCACACCTCCCCACCCCATGCCGCGACTCGACTCGACTCGTCTCGACTCTCCAACGATGCGGTCGCGGCTATATACCTCAGGCTTCTTCGACTCCCCGACACGCCATTGCTTGCCGCCGCTTGCTGCTTTCCCGCAACTCGCGTCGCGTGCGTACTGCGTAGGATAGGAGGGAGAAGTGCagaagaggaggcggccggttgattgatttgatttgatgggCAACGTCGCGATCGGCgtggggcggcggaggcggcgctggccggaggtggaggagcggcTCACGCAGCCGCGGAGGCTCCTCCGCCAGCTGTCCGACGTGGACTCCGGCCGGCTTCGGAGGCTCATCCGCTCCGGCGACCTCGCCCCGTGCTTTGATGCCGCCGAGGACGACGCTGGCCTCGACGAGGATTGCCCCATTTGCTTCTACGTGCGTGTATATTGCCTTCTGTTTCCCAGCTCTCTACATCTTTCTCTCTGGTTTGCGTGTTCTGAATTTCTGAGCACTTTGATCTGAATTCCTCTGGCTCTGCTTCCGGCGAGAGCTCTCTAGTCTCTGCCTCTCTCTGCCTCTGGGGTTTGTGTTCTGAATTTATGTTCATTCTGCTCTgaactctgatttttttttttttgttcgtttCGTTGCTCTCTTTGCAGTTCTATCCGAGCCTGAATCGATCCAAGTGTTGCGGCAAGGGGATCTGCACAGGTGAGTTCAAAGCCATCGCCGTGTAAAAATTTACGAAATTGTGTGCCCGAAAAACTGTAGTGCTATTACATTACACTCTCCAACTACTGCTTTGATCAGTAGCAATTGCGCCAACCGGCCAAGTTATGAGTACTGAGTTGCAGGCAATGACATCGGCAAAGGAAAACGGTAGGGAACTAGGGATTCATCATCAATTTTACAAGATACTAAGTAGGAATGAGCTATAAAGAGATTAGGGAGCCCGATCCATATAAGTAGAGATGGGTTAAGGATATTAGAGAGCGTGGTGGGAGGAGGTGATGGAAGAAGGACTACTCCGCTTTTGAGGTACTTcccccgtttcacaatgtaaatcattctatcattttctacatttatattgatgttaatgaatctagataaatatatatatgtctagattcattaacttcaatatgaatgtgggaaatgctagaatgacttacattgttaaatggagggagtagtagagaaCCAGAGAATATGTTACATCTTGGGTTATGAACATATGTGTGGTTTCGTCTTTCGTGTTAGTTGTGTGATTTCAGCAACCGTTCTTAGTTCTTAGTACTACTACGTATTATTATTCTTTAGGCATGAACATTTCTTAATGCTAATGAAAGGCTAACTCTAATTGTATATAGAACTATTAAACAATTAGTCACGGTAGATTGCGGTTGCGCTATGCCTGATCATATCGTCTGTTCCTCAGTATCAATGATAACATTTTTTGATATTTTCAGTACCCTCTTGCTAAGGCCTAGTTTGGGAGCCCATATGCTATCCCAGTTCATTTCGGTGGGGATTGGGCCGCGATATGGGCTctcaaacaggcccttaatgtGCGTTTAAATCTTATTAAAGGTTCTTCCGTATAATGCTTGAAAAAGTACCTCATTAAATTGTGACATGTTTCCTTGTCCTGCAGAATGCTTCTTGCAACTGATTCCGTCCAAGTCTTCGAAAGTTGTCCAGTATCCTATTTTTATCTATCTATATGAATTGAGTATGTATTATGCAACTGTATATTGTAGTATGTGATaaatgagcttttttttttttgaaaaacaaaagcagcagaGCACTGGTATTTTTTGTTAATTAACTCAACACTTCAGAGAAGGTTAATATTCTTACTTTCATAATCCTAAGTATGAACAATCTTTACAAATGGGGGTATTGGAAATATACTTTAATAATTAGGATTATTTTAAAACAGAATTATTCCTATTTACCTAGAGTTACACTGATAAAACTGATTGCCAGCTACATCTTGCACCTGACAACTCCTTGGGGTCCTTATACTAGAAATGCAGCTGTCCTTTCTGCAAAACCGCATCCTACGCAGTTGAGTATCGAGGCAATCGAGCCAAAAGGGAGAAGAAACTGGATCAACAAGTAAAGTTTCTTCCCCATTCGCTAAATATTCTGATCCACCATGTCACAGCCTCTGTTTTATAGCATGTCTTTCCTGTGAAAAATAAATGCAGAAGGAACAGAACACCAGTGAGTCTAAGAAGAAAATACAGTCTAAGTCTCAGATTGCTGATGAACTTGTTCAACCTTAGCAGTTGCAAAACATATTTTTGACAGGGCTAACTTCTTACTAACCACTGGTAATTTGTCCTCAATACTGAATACTTTAATAATATGATGATTGCACGCATGTTATAATTATAACTGAAGTATGTGAACTTTTGACATATGCAGAAGGGAGTCTTTCAGCATTAGTCGTTTCAGAACCAATGTACATTGAAGCATAAATATTCGGCCAATGGCAGTAAAAGAATGAGGATTTGGTGCAGAATTGTACGATGATTCGCTAGCCGAATCTGAAGACAAAGATTAAGTTCCAAGTGTTTTAAGTCCTAAATTACATTCGTGGCTGTCAAGGGCTCCACGTAAGCATCCCATAAGGCAACCACAAGTGTTTCGTTTCAGTGCGGTGCACTTGACACACTGCAGGATCATGccctctttcttcttttttcatctctctctctctctctcatataGCAATGGTTTTAAGCTTTGGAGGTGTGCATTTTTTGTACCATATTGGCAAGTCTAGAATGATACTGATACCCTAATACCAGTTGTATTCTttagttaaactttttttttttgctttttcatGAATTCTTCAGACATGATGTAAACTATGATGCACTTTTTGGaacaaattttcaaatattCCCATCACAAACAAGCCAGTATACTGTGTTGAAATCCACTCTGCACAAAACCTTGCTATAAGCGAAAAGTTTTCTTGATCACAGTGTGCATTTGGCATTTGCTGTTAACTTACTGATTGGACAATATTGCAGAACGTCCACTCCGCATTGTCTGAATAACATTTCAGGAGACACACTGAGACAGACTACAAACTACCTGAAACATTCAAGGGAATTAACTAGAACTAGAATAGCTGAATTCGTGAATTCTTCATAAAGACTACAAAATTTCTGGCAATGTATTTTCATTAGGAAACGAAAAAACGATTAAGAGCGCAAATCAAACCCAATCTAGAACCTTCCATCAGGAACAGTAAACATAGATTGATCCAAATCTTTCATCAGTTGCTAAGACAAGACTAGCTGCCATTCTGCCAATGGTTAAGCTCCAAAGCATTAGGTTGCATCCACATGCACGCGTGCAGGAACCTAGTCACCAATAACACCACCTTTCACTGTAAGCATCATGTGCAGAGGCTACATCAGACGAAAATCTGTGGCTATATATACATGCACAAAATCACACTCTCCACACATCAAATCAGGAAGATCATAGCACAGTTGCACACAGTCTTGATCAGCAATGGCATCTCACAGAGCTGCTGTTTTTGCTGTTCTTACGCTGCTACTTTCAGTAGCTGCAATTGCAATGGCTAGGCCAATCAGAAGAAGCGATTTGGGCTTGGGCCTTGGCGCTAATGGTGGGCTAGGTGTAGGACTAGGACTTGATATCGGACTAGGTGGTTCCGGCTCGGCATCTAGTTCAGGCCAGGGCTCGGGTTATGGGGCCTGGTCTGGGCCAAACGGTGGTTCTTACACTGCGTCAGGTCATGGGTTGGGCTTGGGCTCCGGATATGGGTATGGATCAGGATCCGCGTATGGAGCTGG
The Oryza sativa Japonica Group chromosome 6, ASM3414082v1 DNA segment above includes these coding regions:
- the LOC4341699 gene encoding GDP-L-fucose synthase 1 yields the protein MGTVTTADPHASFLADKGGKVFVAGHRGLVGSAILRHLVSLGFTNVVVRTHAELDLTRQSDVEAFFAAELPRYVVLAAAKVGGIHANSTFPADFIAANLQIQTNVVDAALKCGSVRKLLFLGSSCIYPKFAPQPIPENSLLSGPLEPTNEWYAVAKIAGIKMCQAYRIQHGFDAISAMPTNLYGPQDNFHPENSHVLPALIRRFHEAKASNAAEVVVWGTGSPLREFLHVDDLADAVIFLMDHYSGLEHVNVGSGSEVTIKELAELVKEVVGFQGKLVWDSSKPDGTPRKLMDSSKIQEMGWKPKVPLKEGLVETYKWYVENVISAKK
- the LOC107276853 gene encoding E3 ubiquitin-protein ligase GW2, whose amino-acid sequence is MGNVAIGVGRRRRRWPEVEERLTQPRRLLRQLSDVDSGRLRRLIRSGDLAPCFDAAEDDAGLDEDCPICFYFYPSLNRSKCCGKGICTECFLQLIPSKSSKVVHCPFCKTASYAVEYRGNRAKREKKLDQQKEQNTSESKKKIQSKSQIADELVQP